Proteins encoded within one genomic window of Episyrphus balteatus chromosome 1, idEpiBalt1.1, whole genome shotgun sequence:
- the LOC129905176 gene encoding uncharacterized protein LOC129905176 — protein MGNLPAARVRVSRPFTHTGVDYAGPIEVKAWKGRGGKVYKGYFAIFVCLSTKAIHLEAVSDMTTQAFLAAFRRFTARRNVCTEIYCDCGKNFVGANTELQKMMKAAEINWQHISTTITNVGTKWNFIPPASPHFGGLWEAGVKSVKFHLKRVVKNESLTFEELSTLLSEIEACLNSRPLCPVSDNIDDFEILAPAHFLFGTSAHLIPEADLAEKISNLDRWNKI, from the coding sequence ATGGGTAACTTACCAGCTGCTCGTGTCAGAGTCTCCCGGCCATTTACGCATACCGGTGTAGACTATGCCGGACCGATTGAAGTTAAGGCCTGGAAAGGACGCGGAGGCAAAGTATATAAGGGATATTTTGCGATATTCGTTTGTTTATCCACCAAGGCAATTCACTTGGAAGCCGTGAGTGATATGACCACGCAGGCATTTCTGGCAGCATTCAGGAGGTTTACTGCACGTCGAAATGTGTGCACTGAAATATACTGCGACTGCGGAAAAAACTTTGTAGGTGCCAATACTGAACTCCAAAAGATGATGAAGGCTGCAGAAATAAACTGGCAGCATATCTCAACAACCATAACTAACGTAGGAACCAAATGGAACTTCATTCCTCCCGCTTCTCCCCATTTCGGTGGATTATGGGAAGCCGGAGTGAAGTCCGTAAAGTTTCATTTGAAACGGGTTGTCAAAAATGAATCCCTGACATTCGAGGAGCTCAGCACGCTTCTCAGCGAAATAGAAGCGTGTTTAAACTCGAGACCTCTTTGTCCAGTCTCCGACAACATTGACGACTTCGAAATTCTAGCGCCTGCACACTTCCTGTTTGGAACATCGGCCCATCTAATACCAGAAGCGGACTTGGCAGAAAAGATTTCCAACCTTGATAGGTGGAATAAAATCTAA
- the LOC129905185 gene encoding uncharacterized protein LOC129905185 — MCKGSCLKGSAASLLDYLKVNNDNYDQAWSILVTLYNHKRILVTTQLKTFFDQPTISVETADSIKGLLDKSTEVLHALKNLGVPVDGWDMVVVFTLLQKLPTKTQQMWKEKSGLSTELPIFKDFSIFLETRFRSLEVVCQQNSKPKSNMNLRKEQSKLKPKVLHMKSVRKEKYSCAICHKGQHSLRSCHSFLKLDIPARLKHVKQIGVCENCLAYNHKTFQCPSEKRCFYCHLKHHTLLHNIQRDQNSSSSQGSQNSQANQASCSNLNSSENNNSNSQFGTSNNYQNTNPINPNAKPFNPSGGQATTSQNYHVSNPSNTVVLLATAVIQIQAANGEFISLRALLDPGSESTFITERAVQQLGLKKCRTLMEFSGLGNNKNGSCHNFVDMKIKSIHTSFETDARAFVLKTITGLLPNREVLPNQWSHIQGLCLADPSFFKPSSVDLLLGSGVFAEVVLPEIVRGNEPVAPIAQNTQLGWIVFGNAPIQTCRVHLQLVDIDTQFRKFWEIEEAPFANPETAENIACEEHFKTHTRRLPDGRFEVSLPFKEGVRTALGASQQGALRRFLQLERRFDNNPQLQKEYSACMSEYIQLDQMEKVDVSQGEILQSPFHYVVLHHAVFKESSTTTKLRVVFDAAFKTTNGTSLNEHLLVGPKTQSNLMDIILKWRKFKITLTADIEKMYRQIQMRKPDNFYQLIYWRDNKMSPLQLYRLKTVTFETASAPYLATRTLNKLADDEKDKYPSDTKMEYQDGFVLKKKTWS; from the coding sequence ATGTGTAAAGGGAGTTGCTTAAAGGGTAGTGCAGCTTCGTTGTTAGATTACCTTAAAGTCAACAATGACAATTATGACCAGGCATGGTCAATTTTGGTAACGCTTTACAACCATAAGCGGATCTTAGTCACCACACAgctaaaaacttttttcgatcAGCCAACAATCAGTGTTGAAACAGCAGATTCCATTAAGGGCCTGTTAGACAAGTCAACAGAGGTGCTTCATGCTTTGAAGAATTTAGGTGTTCCTGTAGATGGTTGGGATATGGTAGTGGTCTTCACTCTCCTGCAAAAATTACCAACAAAAACTCAACAAATGTGGAAAGAAAAGTCAGGTTTGAGTACAGAACTACCTAtctttaaagatttttcaatttttttggaaactagGTTTCGTTCTTTAGAGGTCGTTTGTCAGCAAAATTCCAAACCCAAATCGAACATGAATCTTAGAAAGGAACAGTCGAAACTGAAACCAAAGGTGTTGCACATGAAGTCGGTGAGAAAGGAGAAGTATAGCTGCGCAATTTGTCACAAGGGTCAGCATTCACTTCGTTCATGCCACTCATTTTTGAAGCTGGATATACCTGCAAGGTTGAAACATGTAAAACAAATCGGCGTTTGCGAAAATTGTTTAGCTTACAATCACAAAACTTTTCAATGTCCAAGTGAAAAACGGTGTTTTTATTGCCACCTGAAACATCACACGCTGTTGCACAATATTCAGCGTGATCAAAATTCTAGTTCCAGCCAAGGTTCTCAGAATTCACAAGCCAATCAAGCGAGTTGTTCTAACTTGAATTCAtctgaaaataataattcaaattcaCAATTTGGTACTTCAAATAATTACCAAAATACAAACCCGATCAATCCAAATGCAAAACCATTCAATCCGAGTGGTGGACAAGCAACCACTTCTCAAAACTATCACGTCTCAAATCCTTCGAACACTGTCGTGTTACTTGCTACAGCAGTCATCCAAATACAAGCAGCCAACGGAGAATTCATCAGTTTGAGAGCGCTGCTAGATCCTGGTTCAGAATCAACATTCATCACTGAACGAGCTGTCCAACAACttggtttgaaaaaatgtcGCACCTTAATGGAATTCTCTGGATTGGGAAATAACAAAAATGGTTCGTGTCACAACTTTGTCGATATGAAAATCAAATCTATACATACCTCTTTTGAAACGGATGCTAGGGCGTTTGTTCTCAAAACTATAACTGGTTTACTTCCCAACAGAGAAGTGCTTCCTAATCAATGGAGTCACATTCAGGGTTTGTGTTTAGCTGATCCTTCTTTCTTTAAGCCGTCTAGTGTTGATTTGCTCCTAGGTAGTGGTGTCTTTGCTGAGGTCGTTTTGCCAGAAATTGTTAGGGGTAATGAGCCTGTGGCACCAATTGCTCAGAATACTCAACTCGGGTGGATTGTTTTTGGCAATGCGCCAATTCAAACATGCCGTGTCCACCTACAGCTTGTTGACATTGATACTCAGTTTCgaaaattttgggaaatcgaaGAAGCACCGTTTGCAAATCCAGAAACTGCTGAAAACATCGCTTGTGAGGAGCACTTCAAAACCCACACCAGACGTTTGCCAGATGGAAGATTCGAAGTTTCACTACCATTCAAAGAAGGTGTTCGAACAGCACTAGGAGCAAGTCAACAGGGAGCACTGCGAAGATTTCTCCAGCTTGAAAGAAGATTCGATAACAATCCTCAACTACAGAAGGAGTACTCAGCGTGCATGTCGGAGTATATTCAGCTCGATCAGATGGAAAAAGTAGATGTCAGCCAAGGTGAAATTCTCCAATCTCCATTCCACTATGTTGTGCTGCATCATGCCGTGTTCAAGGAATCCAGTACAACCACGAAGCTGAGGGTAGTTTTCGATGCTGCTTTCAAAACTACAAATGGAACTTCTTTAAATGAACATCTGTTGGTTGGCCCTAAAACACAATCAAATCTAATGGACATCATACTAAAATGGAGGAAATTCAAGATTACCTTGACGGCTGACATCGAAAAAATGTACCGGCAGATCCAGATGAGAAAACCAGATAACTTTTATCAGCTGATTTACTGGCGAGACAACAAGATGAGTCCTCTGCAGTTGTATCGATTAAAAACCGTCACTTTTGAAACAGCATCCGCTCCTTATTTGGCTACTCGCACGTTAAACAAACTTGCTGATGACGAAAAGGACAAATATCCATCCGATACCAAGATGGAATACCAAGATGgatttgtactgaaaaagaaaacttgGAGTTAG
- the LOC129905191 gene encoding uncharacterized protein LOC129905191: MNQQRNNIIADHLSKDAIDWKFIPPSAPHFGGLWEEGVKSVKKHIKRVIGEHILTYEEMYTLLSKIECLLKSRPMWQTSDFEPIALTPSHFMIGEPYCAIPQPDLNFSNFSISSNWHLLQTLMQGFWKQWHKEYLTSLQNRPKWQKVQRDLQKNDMVLLKEPNLPPSKWILGRVIEVHPGADEKIRVVTVRTMNGDYVRPIVKLTPLPFSERPESSRGGAECFVMKNISLHYAQQCPISP; the protein is encoded by the coding sequence ATGAACCAGCAGCGAAACAATATCATTGCAGATCATCTATCTAAAGACGCCATCGATTGGAAATTCATACCACCTTCTGCACCCCACTTTGGAGGGCTGTGGGAGGAAGGTGTGAAATCCGTGAAGAAGCACATCAAACGTGTCATTGGTGAACATATACTTACATATGAAGAGATGTATACTCTTCTCTCCAAAATCGAATGTTTACTCAAATCGCGCCCAATGTGGCAAACCTCCGATTTTGAACCAATTGCACTTACTCCGTCACATTTCATGATCGGAGAACCATATTGTGCAATTCCTCAAcctgatttaaatttttcaaatttttcgatAAGTTCTAATTGGCATCTTTTACAGACTCTCATGCAAGGTTTCTGGAAACAGTGGCATAAGGAATATTTGACATCATTACAAAACAGACCCAAATGGCAAAAAGTTCAACGAGATCTACAGAAAAACGACATGGTGTTGCTCAAGGAACCGAATTTGCCACCTTCGAAATGGATACTTGGACGAGTCATAGAAGTTCACCCTGGTGCAGATGAAAAGATTCGTGTGGTTACCGTTCGTACCATGAATGGTGATTATGTTCGACCCATCGTTAAGCTAACGCCTTTGCCGTTTTCTGAAAGACCGGAGTCTTCCAGGGGGGGGGCTGAATGTTTTGTAATGAAAAACATAAGTCTACACTATGCCCAACAATGTCCAATTTCACCCTAA